From a single Bryobacter aggregatus MPL3 genomic region:
- a CDS encoding tetratricopeptide repeat protein, whose translation MEELAAPNRNRLYILLAWLATLPLLLVVFYPALQAPFLLDDQVGIVNNSEFRSFSVHNLVMLFRGHADTRAYDHHAVPGFVSMVDHAWSGVDPFGYHLTNLFIHWANCGLILLFFVTVWKTIEKNLTLQGVLMGISLMTIWAVHPFSTMPVAYVTCRTESLMVFFYVLALLAFLRGWEWISIPLGVASILSKEVAVTLPGAILMVDWARSGVGIIPTLLQRMRYYIVLTSVWLLMIAYHLRGSRRTQIGAAGMPLAHPWEYFKTECGIIGDYFRKLFWPTKLQFYPFYRPVAQWQEWVPQLIGIVLYLCLAVYLLRKSRWLGIVLLFPLLVLLPTSTFIPIPYEPAMEYRMYLPGASFLALLVIGIWRWVRPTWARIALIAVVAIPLAVVSHLRTRDYETSLKLHEQQLTVDPQSLTALEAVTGSLFTAGMYDRATVTAWKLVDYALADKDKEFAGRGFNALGTIEASRRNYREARDFFQRAIEFADNNSARLSLASMQVELMELPEAEKLLRGILARTPDHPEATLLLYEAKMSAKDYDEGEKILDHFLTLYPERSAELEVQKTRVLHLKRKRAEGAAPLVRSQE comes from the coding sequence GTGGAAGAACTCGCTGCACCGAATCGCAATCGCCTCTATATTCTGCTCGCCTGGCTCGCAACTTTGCCTTTATTACTGGTCGTTTTCTACCCGGCCTTGCAGGCGCCATTTCTTCTCGATGACCAGGTTGGCATCGTCAATAACTCAGAGTTCCGCAGCTTCAGCGTTCACAATCTGGTGATGCTCTTCCGGGGCCATGCCGACACGCGTGCCTATGACCATCATGCCGTTCCGGGCTTTGTCTCCATGGTGGATCATGCCTGGTCCGGTGTCGATCCCTTTGGCTATCACCTCACTAACTTGTTCATCCACTGGGCGAACTGCGGGCTGATTCTCCTGTTTTTTGTCACCGTCTGGAAGACGATTGAGAAGAATCTAACTTTGCAAGGGGTCTTGATGGGCATCAGCTTGATGACCATCTGGGCCGTGCATCCGTTTTCCACGATGCCGGTTGCCTATGTCACCTGCCGCACGGAATCGTTGATGGTCTTCTTCTACGTGCTCGCCTTGCTTGCCTTCCTGCGGGGTTGGGAATGGATCAGTATCCCGCTGGGTGTCGCCTCGATCCTATCAAAGGAGGTGGCCGTCACTTTGCCCGGCGCGATCCTGATGGTGGACTGGGCGCGGAGTGGGGTTGGCATCATCCCGACGCTCTTGCAGCGCATGCGCTACTACATCGTGTTGACCTCGGTCTGGCTGTTGATGATTGCCTACCATCTGCGTGGTTCGCGCCGGACGCAGATCGGCGCAGCAGGAATGCCGCTTGCTCATCCCTGGGAGTATTTCAAGACGGAATGCGGCATCATCGGCGACTATTTCCGGAAGCTCTTTTGGCCCACGAAGCTGCAGTTCTATCCGTTCTACCGGCCCGTGGCGCAGTGGCAGGAATGGGTGCCGCAATTGATTGGAATTGTTCTTTACCTGTGCCTCGCGGTTTACCTGTTGCGGAAGTCGCGCTGGCTTGGCATCGTTCTGTTATTTCCGTTATTAGTGCTGTTGCCGACTTCAACTTTCATTCCGATTCCGTACGAACCCGCAATGGAGTATCGGATGTATCTTCCGGGCGCCAGTTTCCTGGCCTTGCTGGTGATCGGGATCTGGCGCTGGGTCCGTCCCACCTGGGCGCGGATTGCTTTGATTGCCGTAGTCGCGATTCCCTTAGCCGTTGTGAGCCATTTGCGGACTCGCGACTACGAGACCTCTTTGAAACTGCATGAGCAGCAACTCACCGTTGATCCGCAGAGTCTCACCGCGTTAGAGGCCGTTACCGGATCGCTGTTCACAGCGGGCATGTATGATCGGGCGACTGTGACCGCCTGGAAGTTAGTCGATTATGCCCTTGCCGACAAAGATAAGGAGTTCGCCGGGCGCGGGTTCAACGCTCTTGGAACCATTGAGGCGAGCCGGAGAAACTACCGCGAGGCTCGTGATTTTTTCCAGCGCGCCATCGAGTTTGCCGATAATAACTCGGCGCGGCTGAGCCTGGCTAGTATGCAGGTGGAACTCATGGAGTTGCCCGAAGCGGAGAAGTTGCTCCGGGGGATTCTTGCACGCACCCCTGACCATCCTGAGGCCACGCTCTTGTTATATGAAGCGAAGATGTCCGCCAAAGACTATGACGAGGGCGAGAAGATTCTCGACCATTTCCTGACCTTGTATCCGGAGCGGAGCGCGGAACTCGAAGTCCAGAAGACCCGGGTTCTGCACCTGAAACGGAAACGAGCTGAAGGGGCGGCTCCGCTGGTTCGCAGTCAGGAATAG
- a CDS encoding BON domain-containing protein has protein sequence MFFVLRLLLACCLAYSADSDAVISSRLRAKLTRSKLKSDGLRFQVKQGVVEWEGNVKIAQHKGAATRMAKSSGATRVINRIQVSAKTATEKPREVVVQVPKR, from the coding sequence ATGTTCTTTGTGCTTCGGCTGTTGCTGGCTTGCTGCCTGGCTTACAGTGCCGACTCTGATGCGGTGATCTCCTCCCGGCTCCGGGCAAAGTTGACCCGTTCCAAGTTAAAGAGTGACGGGCTCCGGTTCCAAGTGAAGCAAGGCGTCGTGGAGTGGGAGGGCAATGTCAAGATCGCCCAGCATAAGGGCGCGGCAACACGGATGGCAAAGAGTTCCGGTGCGACTCGGGTGATCAATCGCATCCAGGTATCGGCAAAGACGGCGACAGAGAAGCCGCGGGAAGTGGTGGTTCAGGTCCCAAAACGTTAG
- a CDS encoding Gfo/Idh/MocA family protein produces MLRRSFLASTAASLAYDLSAQTFDVQKKRRVGLIGSGWYGKSDILRLVQIAPVEIVSLCDVDTVMLDKAADLVASRQASKKRPRLFTDYQKMLAEKDLDLVEIATPDHWHSLAMIDCARAGLDLYVQKPISVDVIEGESMLAAARKYNRTVQIGTQRRSTPHLIEAKNRYIDEGKLGKIGLVEIYCYYHMRATQNPPDSTPPANLDYERWTGPAPMRPYNSLVHPRTWRAFNEYGNGIMGDMCVHMLDMVRWMMNLGWPQSVSSTGGILIDQASKANIPDTQEASFDFGNVKVIWTHRSWGAPPDPKYPWGATFYGDKATLKAGVQGYDYIPLAKGESPVHKDVTYEFEQYPEDRTEADLERHVAPAIRGHMRDLLAAIDNRSRPVADIEQGHISTASCILANMAMKLGRTLRYDSQTRTVLNDNEATAMLRRPYRAPYIHPEPDKV; encoded by the coding sequence ATGCTTCGTCGCAGTTTCCTTGCCTCCACCGCCGCCTCCCTGGCCTACGACCTCTCCGCCCAGACTTTCGATGTCCAGAAAAAACGCCGTGTCGGACTCATTGGTTCCGGCTGGTATGGCAAATCGGACATCCTGCGCCTGGTCCAGATTGCCCCTGTCGAGATCGTGAGCCTCTGCGACGTCGACACGGTCATGCTCGACAAGGCCGCTGACCTGGTCGCTTCCCGTCAGGCCTCAAAAAAGCGGCCCCGCCTCTTCACCGACTACCAGAAGATGCTTGCCGAAAAGGATCTCGACCTGGTCGAGATCGCAACTCCAGACCACTGGCATTCGCTCGCGATGATCGATTGCGCGCGTGCCGGCCTCGACCTGTATGTGCAGAAGCCGATTTCGGTCGACGTCATCGAAGGGGAAAGCATGCTGGCGGCTGCCCGCAAGTACAATCGAACGGTCCAGATCGGCACCCAGCGCCGCTCGACACCCCATCTGATCGAAGCCAAGAATCGCTACATCGACGAAGGCAAGCTCGGCAAAATCGGCCTCGTCGAAATTTATTGCTACTACCACATGCGCGCCACGCAGAATCCGCCAGACTCCACTCCGCCTGCGAATCTCGACTACGAACGCTGGACCGGGCCTGCGCCGATGCGTCCCTACAACTCGCTCGTCCATCCCCGCACCTGGCGCGCCTTCAATGAATATGGCAACGGCATCATGGGCGACATGTGCGTCCACATGCTCGACATGGTGCGCTGGATGATGAATCTTGGCTGGCCCCAAAGCGTCTCCTCGACAGGCGGCATTCTCATCGACCAGGCATCCAAAGCGAACATCCCGGACACCCAGGAAGCAAGCTTTGACTTTGGCAATGTGAAAGTCATCTGGACCCACCGCTCCTGGGGTGCCCCGCCCGATCCGAAGTACCCCTGGGGCGCCACCTTCTATGGAGACAAGGCAACACTCAAGGCGGGCGTCCAGGGATACGACTATATCCCGCTCGCTAAGGGCGAATCGCCGGTCCACAAGGACGTCACCTATGAGTTTGAGCAATACCCGGAAGACCGCACCGAAGCCGATCTCGAGCGTCATGTCGCGCCCGCCATCCGGGGACATATGCGCGATCTGCTCGCCGCCATCGACAATCGCTCGCGGCCCGTCGCCGATATCGAACAGGGCCACATCTCAACGGCATCCTGCATCCTCGCGAACATGGCAATGAAGCTCGGCCGCACGCTGCGCTACGATTCCCAAACGAGAACGGTCCTCAATGACAACGAGGCGACGGCAATGCTCCGGCGGCCCTATCGTGCTCCTTATATCCATCCGGAGCCAGACAAAGTCTAA
- a CDS encoding TetR/AcrR family transcriptional regulator, translating to MPFPAKTEAAAILQAALAIVEQQGWESLSMRNIAASLGVRASSLYHHYADRAALESALGALATRSLLEAMQSAKGLKAMSLAYIRFAQENQSLYQLITIPNAQPESKEIWNVLLAAIAKQNKTRRDHTPAILALWSYLHGYVTLERAGQFGTANSQLAFEKGLSALLKSFA from the coding sequence ATGCCTTTTCCCGCAAAAACAGAAGCTGCAGCAATTCTCCAGGCTGCGTTGGCCATTGTGGAGCAGCAGGGCTGGGAGTCGCTATCGATGCGGAATATCGCCGCTTCTCTGGGCGTCCGGGCCTCGAGTTTGTATCATCACTACGCGGACCGCGCAGCACTGGAATCCGCGCTCGGAGCGCTGGCCACCCGCTCTCTGCTCGAAGCGATGCAGTCCGCAAAAGGACTGAAAGCGATGTCTCTCGCCTACATTCGCTTCGCACAGGAAAACCAGTCGCTCTACCAACTCATCACCATCCCCAATGCCCAACCGGAATCAAAAGAGATCTGGAATGTGCTGCTCGCCGCGATCGCCAAACAGAACAAAACCCGGCGGGACCACACCCCTGCCATCCTCGCGCTCTGGTCCTATCTGCATGGCTACGTGACTCTGGAAAGAGCGGGTCAGTTTGGAACGGCCAACTCGCAATTGGCTTTTGAAAAAGGCCTTTCCGCACTCCTCAAGAGCTTTGCCTGA